In Apis mellifera strain DH4 linkage group LG10, Amel_HAv3.1, whole genome shotgun sequence, the genomic window ACAGCAGTAGCAACAAGTATTGGCGCTTTACCAGCTCGAAAACGACGTAAAGCATCTTCTCGTTCACGCTGTGTTCGATCACCATGGATGCTAGTGACCGGATATCCCATTTGatgtaaatattcttctaaCATATCCGCACCTTTCTTTGTTTCCACGAATACTAGAGTCAATGATTCGGCAGCTAAAAATttagaagtaaaaaattttgttaaatatctgTACGATACATCTGTATGATACTTGgttttataatctttcaatttttatataataacatacaaGGATCTGAAAAATTGCTAGCTTGAAGAAGATCAAGCAAATAAGAACGCTTATCATGTTCCTCCACCCATACAATTTTCTGAGTAATATTTTCAGACGTAGAACCAACACGGCCTACAGCTAAAAAGATATAGTTACTAAGAAAATCTCTTGCCAgcatttgaatttcttttggaAATGTAGCTGAAAACATGAGCGTTTGTCTTTCTCCCGTGGGAGGCATTGTATCCTCCTGAACTATACGTCTTATTTGTGGCTCGAAACCCATATCCAACATACGATCAGCTTCGTCCAAtactaaatatctaaaaaaaaatgaaaattgaatatcacactatagattaaatatttaaaagtgaaataattatcaaaattctgTACGAACCGACAATTATGTAATCCGATTTTACCACGACCTAACATATCTACAAGGCGACCAGGTGTTGCAACAAGTAAATGACATCCACGATCCAATTCTCGCATTTGATCTACGATGTTCGAACCACCGTAGACAACAGCAGGACGCATACGTGATCTGTATGCAAATTTCCGTGCTTCGTCATATATTTGCGTAGCAAGCTCTCTTGTAGGTGCTAATACTAGACCAAGAGGGAAATGTTTGCGCTTTCCAGAAGAATTAATTGGTGGTGGACGTGGCCCGCTTTCATAAATCTGATTTAATATTGGCACTAAAAAGGCCGCTGTTTTACCAGACCCTGTTTGGGCACAGGCCATAACATCACGGCGTCCGATAATAATCGGTATCGCATACTTCTGTACTGGTGTGGGTTTATCATAACCAGCCAAACTAATACTATTCTTTATTATCTCCGTCAGCTTAACTTCGTCAAActgtaagaaaaataacacATATTGTAACACATAttacaagatataaaatattataataaaacatttatgataaaaattataaataagatatatgaCACATGTATACGATGAttcatcattgaaaaaaaaatgtattattcttttaattttaaaacttacaGATGTGATGTGTGGAGGTATGTTATCCCCGGTAGCCTCAACTGGGATATCCTCatatttactaaaattaatgCCAGTATTTCCAGTACCAAATAATTCCACCTCCAATCGCTCATCTCTGGAAGTGGGTATTGTCCAGTCGATTTCAGAATTCGTCCTACCTCCTTCTCTGTCGTCCTTCCATCGACCGCCCCCCATTCTATGATCGTTTCTGTTGTCTGGCCAGCGATCGTTTCTAGGTTCTTGCCAACGATCATTTCCAGAGTTAACCGTGCGATCTCGATCTCGCTCACGGTCTGAATTGGAATATCTATAATCTCTTCCATTTTCTTGATTGGCACTACGTCTAGTGCGCCCACCGAAATTTccgaaatttccaaaatcgACATCACGAGAGCGCGTATCTCTATAACCTGAACCACCTCTTCCTCTATCACGatctctttccctttccctttcGCGATCACGATCCCTTCCTCTATCTCTATCAGAATATGGTCTTGAgttggaagaaaaatgatgATCTCCGCCAGAAGGCGCGTtacctataaaaaaattaacaatacaattttattatttatctttacatAAAGATAAATTCCTTTTACatgacaataatattattatcgagagGTTCTACTGactcataaattttttcagtagcaacattattttcaatttattaatttttatatatttctttaatatatatatatatacatatgtttacaataattttttaatttaagaatttgaaattaatttaacaaaaaatgaaattaataaaaataatgaacatataatatatatgaaaaaaataaataaaatcaattttttaatttttcatttaaattttaaattaatatataataaaaattataaataatgaacaattataaatataaaattataaaataatatatgtattaatagtataatataataattattgtactaATGTATGTACAATACTCACTTCCAGATTTATTTCGTAAATGCGGTGGTACGTAGCGACCCCCACTTGGTTGGCGGGAGCCCTGCAAGTCCAGACCAGCTaactaaaacataaaatataaatatttaaattgttcttGCTATATATtactcataaaaattattttaaccagaaaagaagaaaaaaatataattaactataattaaaatttaaaatttaaatttaaaaaacaattaaaattttattaaattaaattggaaatttattcattataacataaagaataagattgaaacaaataaaaaaaaaaaataaaatttattcaatcttttaatatttttaaatgcataagaaattattaaaaaattctaatttttaatatttattctattattgattaaaatgtatttaagcatatctatttttttttctttattaatatattatattcgagtATCTTCTATCttgtattttatcttattaatcatatattatatcttattaatcataatttatattaagaaaatcaatatatattagaaatataagtaatatcttTAACTAAAAAGtcattaatacttatatattactttatatttatcaagatccaaaaataaattattatagaaaatatttttaaaaaaaatttcttaaatgtcattattaagaaatttataaaatgtatatctatactattctatattattacagattattttaaatatatatgatataatattaaaattattttgtataattttgttcaaatatatatttaaatttactactgaatatatatatatatatatctttttatttttattaataaaatatctaacaagtaaatatatttattattaaataattaattatttattaaatggcATCTATGACAActttgagaaatgaaaaagttatattctattttttgaataaatgaaatttttaaattgaatatattctaatttttttaaagtaacattatatattatattatatatattcatctaaTCACGAAAATTCAGGACGTAGTAAAAAAGCAATGTGAGAATGCGTCACAGCACGAGGTTTGCTGTTCCGGGAATTGGTTGCCGCCATTACAAAGCTGTACGTCACAAACGAACTTAATGATGAtccaaatctaaaatttttaatgcaagACAAGATGCAAGAACATTTGATTCATAGAATTATaggttataaaataatatttttgaacatttaCACATAATTATGTACAATATCATTTCTGAAACgatataaaatgatgaaagaatcaaataaaaaagacaaagagaaaaatggtagattacaataataattgtcaagaatataaaaaacttttaatttcttacctGCTGCTCTAGACCTGATCCATTCTGGTTGGCTGCATTACTCATATTACTCCGCCTCGGTGCGTATTTTTCGTGGCTCTGCCGCAGAAGCTCTTTAACTATTATTCGCCTAGACAATCACTaagcaaaaaatttcaattgttcaatcctttttcctctcctttcgtttcttcctGAGCTACAAACGAAACTTGTCGACTAAGCCAAGTAGTTAGAATTACAGTTTTTATCTGTCGATAATTCGATACAAAGGAAATTCGAAGACTGGCTACGATGAAAGGCCTCTGGCCACACTTGACGTCGACGCAACAAAAATGGCCGAGCGCCGAAATATTGCTAGCAAGATGGCTGACGACTTATATCCGCCGGATATCGAGAAAACTAAGAGAACATACTctgctttttaattttctaattgtttactattcttattattctcaCGTATTAAAGTTTGAAACACATTTATGGCTTACACATGATATTGTAATGAAATCTATGAACACGTTGcattactttttcaatttactGTCTGTTGGTATCCGTGCTCGACATATTGACACATTACATATATACGAATTTCAGATCAAATACTTGAGCTAAATTCAGATCTTACTCTTAAAAACactaaaaacataaaatcgtaaaattactatttcataattttagaaaatttatcttttaatgatgtaaaatgaacaataagataaataatattatgataaataatatttacaaataaatttttttttaaatgttttattgtaCAAGATCcagaatttaatcaatattttgtcTAATCATCTTTTTTAGTATCGGTTTTTCCACCTCGGATTCTTCCTGTACGACGCGCAGCAATAAGACCAATCTTACGACCAGCGCTAGTTCCACGTTTAACTGTAGATGCTTTACCA contains:
- the LOC408276 gene encoding putative ATP-dependent RNA helicase Pl10, which gives rise to MSNAANQNGSGLEQQLAGLDLQGSRQPSGGRYVPPHLRNKSGSNAPSGGDHHFSSNSRPYSDRDRGRDRDRERERERDRDRGRGGSGYRDTRSRDVDFGNFGNFGGRTRRSANQENGRDYRYSNSDRERDRDRTVNSGNDRWQEPRNDRWPDNRNDHRMGGGRWKDDREGGRTNSEIDWTIPTSRDERLEVELFGTGNTGINFSKYEDIPVEATGDNIPPHITSFDEVKLTEIIKNSISLAGYDKPTPVQKYAIPIIIGRRDVMACAQTGSGKTAAFLVPILNQIYESGPRPPPINSSGKRKHFPLGLVLAPTRELATQIYDEARKFAYRSRMRPAVVYGGSNIVDQMRELDRGCHLLVATPGRLVDMLGRGKIGLHNCRYLVLDEADRMLDMGFEPQIRRIVQEDTMPPTGERQTLMFSATFPKEIQMLARDFLSNYIFLAVGRVGSTSENITQKIVWVEEHDKRSYLLDLLQASNFSDPSAESLTLVFVETKKGADMLEEYLHQMGYPVTSIHGDRTQREREDALRRFRAGKAPILVATAVAARGLDIPHVKHVINFDLPGDVEEYVHRIGRTGRMGNLGLATSFFNNKNINLVRDLVSLLVEANQELPPWLDDMFSEARYSGGGSRRAGSTKGRFSGGFGARDYRQQPSSGSARNNGSSNRPGSYGGSYGNYGGNYNNSSYNNSANNVNSNDPDWWDK